The Gossypium hirsutum isolate 1008001.06 chromosome A03, Gossypium_hirsutum_v2.1, whole genome shotgun sequence genome contains the following window.
TTTGATTGAAAGTATAAGAAACACCAAAAAATCCAAgacaataaatttaattttttttcttattcttttaaaatcAGCCTTCAAtgttacaaagaaaaataaaatcacaaaaaagttcaaattacacaatatgtaaatgttgagagtaattttttttagaatcaacaCTAAATTAACACAAATGTATAAATACTGAGGGTAAAGTTGctattataccaattttaaaagttaccaAGTTATCTTCCTGCTAGTCACCACAAAAGAAAAAAGTCAAATaattaaatgaccattttgtaacttttcatataATTGGGTGAGTAAAacagaaatttattaataattaagtgactagaGAATGAAATTTAcccatcaataaaataaaataaccttACTATTTTAAACGCCCACGCTCATAAAAATGAGAGTAGTGTTGGCATCCACCAACTTTGCAtctcaaaaaaagaaaataaaaataaagaaataatttcaaccaattcataGTATATTAGAAATGACTGcgttttttattatatatataaactttgttTTGTCTCCTCCTTCACCTCCCTTCTTCCACTTCACCGCCCTTTCCTTTGCCTATACTCAATTCTTCGttgttttcaattttctcttctttttctcttttaaaatCAAAAACCCTTTCTCTTCATagcctttccctttttttttttagtccagtttttttttatataaatttaaacaaatctCCTTTGTTGAACagtttttaatctaaattaacttacatatatatatattatatatactacTAAGTTATTAACATGGCTGGTCTTGATTTAGGCTATGTTCATCATCAACTTCATAGACCTGACCTTCATCTTCAACACCAATCTGAACATGAAGACCACCTTACCGGTGGCGGAAGCGGCGGTGGATCAGCCGATGACTTGATGAACACAGGTCATAATGATCTTGTTGCTCGTAGACCAAGGGGTCGTCCACCTGGTTCCAAAAACAAGCCTAAACCACCAGTTATTATCACCAGAGAAAGTGCAAACACCCTTAGAGCTCACATTCTTGAAATTGGCAACCGCTGTGATGTATTCGATTGTATAGCCAACTATGCTCGGAGACGACAAAGGGGTATCTGTATATTATCCGGCAGTGGTACGGTCACCAACGTCACCATTAGACAACCATCAGCAACTGGTTCTGTGGTTACCCTTCATGGTAGATTCGAGATTTTATCACTTTCCGGTTCGTTTCTACCACCGCCAGCTCCACCCGGTGCCACCAGTTTAACCATCTTTTTAGCCGGTGGTCAAGGACAAGTTGTAGGTGGAAACGTAGTTGGTGAACTTATGGCAGCTGGACCTGTTATCGTCATAGCTTCATCCTTTACAAATGTAGCTTATGAAAGATTACCTTTAGAAGAAGATGACGGTGGTGGAAACGGCGGTGCAAACGGCGGTGGAAATGGAAATAACATGTTTGCTGATCCAGGTTCTACTACACAACAAGGTGGGTTACCTTTCTTTAATTTGCCACTTAATATGCCTCCTAATGTTCAATTACCAGTTGAAGGATGGCCTGGAAATTCCAGTGGTAATAGACCTCCATTTTGAGAACTTGTCATTTATGGTGGATCATAAAAAGGTCAGCAAAATTTCATGGGAACTAGTTTATGTTCATCTTATGTTGAATGTTAATTTTAGGGTATTTTTAGGCTTTCTTTTTGGGGGATTTTTGGAATCTATGATTTAAGGAAAATAGTTTCTTTCTTGTTGATGATATGGAACAATTAACTTTCTtgctataagaaaaaaaaaatggtttgaTATTATGATGTATGGATAACAATGTGTTACTAACATATATCAAATTAGGGTTTCCCCctttctttaatttcatttatatacatacaCAAATATAGGCTCAAGAGACATAACAAAGGACATGAAACTTAGGACTTGAAACATACAAAAAAGGGGTTCCAAAGTAAAAAAATCTTGTAGGATATGGTAACATGGGATAGTGTAATTCCTTTTTTGCATTGTTTTCAggagagaatatatatatatatatatatatatatatataagaaaacagTAATAAAAATATAGGTAAGAAACATTGAAACAAGTGTTTCATCACTGAGGATTCTTCTTGTTTCTTGCTTGACCCAACATGATTTTTTTGCATTCATATATTGTTTCAAAGCTTTGCCCTTTTCTTGATTTTGAGCTCCCTTCTATAATTTCCTCTATCAATAATCAatcttttatttatatctatttatatatatataactaaggGTTCATGCACACCAGAGAAAAACACTTACAACAACCACCAAAAACAACACAATTTTGTGTTATATCAATGTTGTCTTTGGTCTTACTAACATGAAGACAATTCCCTTACAGATAtccttaaaatttataaatgtttcttaataattttatctttaaatatcGAATTCGTATtctccttttaaaaatttaatgaatcTTATCACTAATTCTTAACAAAAATCgcattttccttttaaaaatttaatgaatcTTACCACTAATTCTTAGGaaaaactaaacacatttaatgaATCTTACCactaattcttaaaaaaaactaaacacgTAATAGAATGGGTGATAAATTTTATTTCCTCCAACAatgttatatgtattaaataataatttttttaaacatttttcttaCTTTGAGGAGTAAATCTCTCTAAAGAAAAATTATAAgttatttacttaaattataattaaaatttgtcAGAATGTTTTAGCAGACATGTTGTACACTCTTTAGTTCTAAAAAATAgtgttatttatattaaaaagctATTGCATGTCTCgatattcaaatattataatttttggttttggTTAAGTGATAACAACAGTTGGTCAATggcttaaaaatcattaaaactgctctaatttggggaaaaaaatattaacttgtttAGGGCTTTTTTCCAGGTTAGTCTAAGTTTCTGCACCAaggtctttttttctttttctttctttttttttgttgaaaagaaatcataaaactatttttatttattatcaaaatttttgaGTTAGTAAGATGATTGAATTTCCTTTTCATCAATGGTGGAACATGACATTGAGTTTTGGaggttttatttaaatttttcaaaaattgtgagggatttaattaaaagttttaaaagttttgagagaattaaatgaattttttcaaaaattctgaaaggtttaattaaaattttcaaaatttttgaaagagggtctaattaaaattttaaaacttttgaaaaagggtctaattaaaattttaaaatctttaaaagaggtactcaaaattttctaaaattttgggaGCCTAGGCCCTTCTGGTTCTATTGTAATTCTTGTTGTGCAAATAAGGTAAAAGAGAATAAATTATTGTACTAGAAAGCTACACTATATTCAATTTTTAGGAAAGATTTGAGAGGTCACAGACAATTCCATTTAAAACTAATCTCTTAGATAAAATTTCCAATGTAATTTAATAGCATAATATTTCACTACAAATGTACCctacaaaatattgaaagaaaaacaataaaGAACATCATAATTTTAACAAGGTTCGGCAAATTACACCTACATCCTTAGACACTGCAAAATATATTTCAGTGCAAAAGATACAAGTGGAAAAATacaaatagaaagaaaaattGTCTTAGGAAGAAAATGACAATTTTTGAGATGATTTAAAGTTGGAGAAATTACCTCTATTTATAGTAGTACAAACACTCCacaacctctttttttttttagatgtGAAATCGTGTTATTTTAATAGTTCAATCACTACTTTTTATAATAATAGCAATACGAGATATGCTAACAAGCTatcaatttaataacaagagaTTTCATGTGGTTTTAATTAGGTTGATAATAGTTTCAGGGTTCGATTTTACTTATGAAAATCCTTCTCTCTCACAATAATCTTAAAATTTGTATTgcttgttttaatatatatatatgtgatagatCTCTAaagccttttttaaaaaaaatatatttaattatgaaaaatgatcatcattACTTCATTTTCATTAGGTTAGGTATTGTAACAAGTTGAgcttaaatattatataatatatattttaatttgtcaaTGAATTTATTCTCTCCTTTTTGGATCCACAAAACCTAGCTATATATACATAGGAAAATGGATAAAGAAAATTGCCCCAATTATCAACTTTGTTGAAACTAAGTTTTCTCTCATTGTGGTTTGTTTTAAGggagataaattatattttaatccttTCTGTACTATAAAAAAGATGCCCACAGTAGTATTCATGGgatttgtttgttgttttgatGTTAACAATATACATTGGGAAAGCAATGAAGTACCGCAATTAACTATCAGTGTATATCGATAATGAGTTATGTGATATTAATAGTTAAAAGTTTTAGTGaagtgttaaaaattttaatttttcgtaaATGAGATATCAACATGTTGTTTATTGTTCGTGTATGACTTTAATGTAATAAATACAAACTTTTTATGGTGTTAAAAAACGTgtcatattttacactttttaggattaatttcatcaaacatttcCATATAACGCggattttaaattgattattaaattttaaaatgttttaattgagttcTCAAAATGTAATATCGTATTAATCTAATTCTTCCATTTGCCTAATGTTTTGATTAAGCTGGTGGAACTTTATTAATATGATGCTAATATCTCtagaattcaattaaaacattttaaaaatttgagacTGTTTAAAACCTTGGCTATAGTTTAGAGACATATGGTAGGAATTAACTTTTTTAAGCTATTATAACCTTAACAataatataaacaacattaaGAATGAACTAGATATGGTAATGGAACAGGTGAAAGCAAATGGTGTCGGATCTATCACTGCCACTGCTCTACATTTGGCATACAGTACCCAACCACCAGCCCTTTTCACCATCTATGTTTGaatcttaaaaattattatcaCATCTatgttgaataaatttatttccaCCCTGTTTCACTCTGTCCTGTCTTAATTTAAACATACttcttcaaaagaaaaaaaacataaagcaTAAAATGTTTTTACCCTTTCAATATCTATATAatgcattttttaaaatttattattataataaagatatatataagagtaaaatgataattttatataatagtGCGGAGTATGATAAGGATTTACATTGTTCCCCTAAAAAAATTGTCCCCTAtcccaaactttttttttaaaaataatttactttaaaaCGATTCGATTTGAGTTTTGCCATTCTAAAATAACCTTAAGTTTCCTGCATCTACTTGGGCTGGTAGATACATAATTGGGTTTAGAATATTCCAAAGTCTGAGTTGAATGAATTATGTGAGTCCAATTGCTCAAATTCATACACAAAAAAGGTGGAAATCAATACaactatatataaaaggaaagCCCTCAGCCTTCCAATGGACACATGTCCAttgctttttcttcttcttccattttACAGAAAACTATAATGAGTAAATTTCAATTTCGATCCCTCCATCTTTTAAATTATAAGAATggttaaatttcattttgatctttatatttcattcaaatttgagatttaatctatatactttaattttgacataatttggtacctCAACTTATATAACTTCATTAGTTcgtctaaattttttattttaattaaaatgattgtGTGAATTTTCAAGAATTACCTATATTAAATTCAAGCCcgttagtttttttttgttacatgaacacaaagtgagttttttttctaattttaaaatgccagaccaataaatttaataaaaaaatttaacaatattaacaaatgaacctaaatttttaaattcaaaaagtagaggctaaattcctgaaaataaaagtatgaagATTGAATCTTTATAATAAAAATCATGAAAGTTAAAATAGTTTCAGCCCTTAGATGAAAGTGAATTTTTCCTAAACCATAGATTTCTACatgtcatcaaaataaaaatcaacaacGGACACTACAAGATGTTTGACACAATGTCTGGAACTATTTATAGCCCcttctcaacccataaatagaaaggtaatacactttaacacattcgaacccacgtcctcttaCAATGGCAATAATATTCATGCCaatcaaactaagactcaatcaacaacaATGAATGATATTTATTTTGTCATGTAATTTCATTATTGGTGAACTTTcttataattaatgatgattaTGCATGTGATTTAGTGATGAAATCTTATGATATCATTTTCGTCACCTAAACGTTATTTAATTATTGAAGACGATACGAATAATCAATgaagaaatataattttatcatagcTATTATCAAATACTAAAAATAAGATAACATTATACATTATCCCCGTTGTATTCTCGACAATATATATTAGTGTTTATCCGATTTAATTTGTAAATCAAACTCTTAAGAAAcaatcaaaatggaaaaaaaaaagagaggaaagaaagtAAGTAGTTGTATTATTAGGTATAAAGCTCACCAACTTAGAGGTAAATTATAAACAATGAACCAttgggaaaaaaaaacaaaggggcATGTATTTGGTAAATTTGAGGGAATCAATGTGAAATGCAAAATAAATACCAAACTTTGGCCAATTCCGAAAATACAGAGAAACTTTACAAGCCGGCAAACAATAAAACAAAGTTTACATATCAATCAAGCCGAACTGTGATTTTATTAGCTTGAAAGATTCAAACTatgtttttttaatgatattttttgaTTTCGGATAATCccattaattaagttttaattaaatttaaattttagatagGTCAAATTTTAGAGAGAAGAATAAGGATGCTGATTGCGTTATCAAAATAACTTTTGATAGAAAGGAAGGATTGGTTTTACTCGACGAAGTGCCACAAAAGATCCTTTTACTTTaagttaatgtaatttttttttgtgttacaccaaatttttttttaaatgttgttttcTTTATTCACGGGTGAATCTagaaattttggttagaaaagatgagataaaagtataaaattttgaaGGGGTCAAAGCTAAAAAAGTTGCGTTAAAAAAGCTTAGATTAAATTGTTAACTTTTCATAAGGgccaaaaatataattatttcatttaatggAAGACTATGAGGTCAAGGTTCCTACTTACCCCTTATTACTACACTCCTTTATAATCATAAAACTCAAACTTGAAGCTTTACTTAAAATATTTAACCAACAATTTAAAGGTCTTCTTTGTGATTTGGTGAACACTAATTAACTATGTAATCACAATGCCATATATGTTCAAAACAAATATTTATGGCGGAATATGTACTGAACGACAAAGAAATTAGTATGATTTGTACCCTAAATTGCAAACAAGAATTCATTTTCAGTTGCATCATATCGTAATCAAGTAATCAATTacgataaatttttttttgtttcatttgaaCTGTTCTGTTTACATCAACAAAAGTTTAACATTACAGCAttctaaattaaaatacattCCATCGCTAACAAACCTACGATTACAATCAAATAAAAACTCACCACCGAACTTTAAACATTTTCTCACGATTAATACTTGCAATTGTCAAGGAAGATGCCATTtcgttttcattcttttcatcCATCGAGAAAAAAATTTCCAATCTTTAGCATGTCACTTTCAATACCTGCCAAAATTGCTTGAAGAGACCATGGTCTCATTGCCTTTTTAGCACACCAAGAAAACACCACCATTGAACCAAGTTCAATATATAATGAATCAATAAGCTTCCAATTCATAGCTAAAAGTAATTCCAAAGCAACCTTCACCGCACTAATCACAGCCAAATGGACATCATTTGTTGCTGCAGAACCAGAAAATAACACTCTAATTTTAATTATCGAGAAAATACTAAAATAGTGAAaccaatatactttttttttaaattctaattatcTTGAGAATAGAAATCAATAATCTCCTCAAGATTAAGTTGAAACAAAGACGAACAATCATTTTGCATCAACCAAAGCATGTGTTCAAACAATATAGCATCCACATCCACCAAAATTACCCTCCCactcttctctcttttttcacCATAATCTTTTTTCATTGTGTCAATCAAAACCCTAAATGGGCTCTCTTCTAACACAAAAGAGTCTACTAAAAACTCCCTCTTTTCTTTACCTACCACCACCGTCACTTGTCGGTTCGACTCGTCGTATCTGTCCTTCATTAGAGGCCGGTAGCCTAGTCTAGACGCTGTGCTGCGTCGTCGTTTTGAGACGGGCAACACCAAGCAATCCATCATCAGTtattaattactcaaaattttctCGAAAATAGATGGTACATATATGATGTTATGGATTTGATGTTGTGTTATGGCTAGATAAATGAACCATTTATATAATTGTGAAAATGGGGATTTTGaggtttagataaaaatatgataattgggAGTGAAAGTGAAAGATTTAGTGTTTGACAAGTTCCGGTTGAATAGGCGAAGCAACGGCTAGAGAGAGGGAACAAACGAGGGAATTTTTACAAGCAAAGCAAAGGGGAAAAGGTAGATTAAATAAGATCAAAATGTGCCATTAAGTCTTATACTTTGGGAtaattttcgatttagtccccatACTTAAAAAGTCTTGACTTTTCCGTTTAAAAAACCTAATCACCGATAGTACGAAGCAGCGCTTAAGCCCCCTATTGCTATCTCAAAAACAGGGCTCAATCCCTGCGGTTGTCATTCCCTTTCCTCATTTGTAATTTGTACCAAAAAAACCTAGTTTAATCATTAAGACCTTTAGTATTTTCAATCAAAATTTACCTATTTGGTATGTTGATCAGGTTACTTTCATATAGCGTGACAtataattgatgaaaaataaatacttaaattaataaattttgaaaaaaaaatactaataatattaatgattaggctaagatttttaaataagaaataatagtatttaatttttaactttttgaggattaaatcttaaaatttgttaaaatacaAGGACTAATGACAATTTTTAACCATTAAAGAATTGTACTTATGTACCTTGTATTTTATTGGTTTTTaggtattagatttgaatgattgAATTCGGATAAAGGAATTGGAATGTGACCCGTCGTTTAGACCAAATGTCACACTCAATTACCGATTAGTGTGGAATGGCCCTGAAGTTAGAATGTAGTACGTGGAAATAATTATGCTTAGACATGTGCATTCATGGGTCTGTtttgattttgaattgaattaatttgtGTGGATTacgttaaattttttaaatcattttaagtttattttggaTTTAAGTAATTTTAGGTTtgataaatttgtgaatttgtttttttatcaaattatttcAGAGTTAGATTATTTTAGGTTacttattttaagtaattttggttttggatatttttgtgtttaatttttttttaataatcgaATTGAGTTGAAATATACCATAATTAATTATATCGAATTTTTAAATTCGGATCAAAATTAACAAATCTACTTGTGGGGAATGAGCAGTAGGATTAGAACTTAAAACACCCAAAATATggaaagaattttatttttcaattgaaaACCATATGAAGCCGATGATGAAACATAGGTCAAAGACCTCAAATGTTGTTGATGGAGAACAGTATGTGTTGTATAGCCTACCTTCAAGTTTGAGGTTTTAACCTAAACATCATCATTCACTTAAGCATGAGGATTAtaacccaaaaatctttaaacttTCATATATGTATTGTATCAATTCTATGTACTTTGTTAGGTTTAAATTTGTTGGCTTTGCCTAAAGGATGGAAATTGAAAAAGTCGTATACAGATTGCAT
Protein-coding sequences here:
- the LOC121223348 gene encoding AT-hook motif nuclear-localized protein 23, giving the protein MAGLDLGYVHHQLHRPDLHLQHQSEHEDHLTGGGSGGGSADDLMNTGHNDLVARRPRGRPPGSKNKPKPPVIITRESANTLRAHILEIGNRCDVFDCIANYARRRQRGICILSGSGTVTNVTIRQPSATGSVVTLHGRFEILSLSGSFLPPPAPPGATSLTIFLAGGQGQVVGGNVVGELMAAGPVIVIASSFTNVAYERLPLEEDDGGGNGGANGGGNGNNMFADPGSTTQQGGLPFFNLPLNMPPNVQLPVEGWPGNSSGNRPPF